In Cyclobacteriaceae bacterium, the DNA window CGGGAATTATTTGCAGGTAAAAGCAGCTTATTGCTTTTAGGGTTTCTGGTGATCGGTTTTCTTGTTGGCAAAAGTGGTTGGGAACAAGTTGCTCCTTTATTTGATGTTCCTTTCAAAGGTGTACTCACACTTTTCCTCCTGGAAGCAGGATTGATGGCCGGAAGAAAATTATCGGACCTTAAAAAAGGAGGCGCTTTCCTGATCGCATTCGGAATTATGTTTCCGATGATACATGCTGTGCTCGGTATCTTCCTTGGACATCTGGCCGGTTTAAGCCTTGGCGGTGCTACCATCCTCGGTGTGCTGGCAGCAAGTGCATCATATATCGCCGCGCCGGCAGCATGTCGTGTTGCATTACCCGAGGCCAACCCGTCCTATTACCTGACGGCTGCACTCGCCATAACCTTTCCTTTTAACATTCTGATCGGCCTTCCATTATACCACGAATTGGCAATTTTCTTTTTCTCGAATTAAACGTGATAAACCATGGACAACTTACAGTTACTAACCATTATTGCAGAAGAAGCACTTGCAGTTTCACTTGAAAAAGAAATTGAACAACTAGGTGCCAAAGGATATACGACGTCCAATGCGTCAGGAAAGGGCTTGCATGGAGTCCGCGACAATCAATGGGAGGGCGAAAACACGAAGATTGAAACAATTATTTCCGAAGAGAATTGTAAAAAAATACTGGACCATCTTCAGAAAAAATATTTTGACAGGTATGCGCTGATAGCATTCTATCACCCTGTTAATGTGGTGAGGAGTAATCATTTTGTTTGATTTTTCTCTATTCACCTAACGAAATCATAAAGCATATGTTCCAGGGAAGAACCTTGCTGATCGCAACAAAGCATAAAAAGGAACGTGTCATGGCTCCCTTGCTCGAAGCTCATCTGGGCGTTAAGTGTATTCCTACATGTGGACTGGATACTGACTTATTCGGTACATTCTCGGGGGAAGTGGATCGAAAAGAAGATCCGTTAAATACATTGCGCAATAAGTGTCTGAAGGCCATGGAACTGCACCATGCTGACCTGGCCGTAGCAAGCGAAGGTTCTTTTGGCCCACATCCTTCACTTGTATTTGTTTCAGCTGACGATGAACTGGTATTACTCCTTGATGCAAAAGCTAATTTTGAAGTAATGGGAAGAGAACTGTCTGTGAGCACCAATTTCGACGGCTCTCAGATTACAACAGTTAACCAACTTATCGATTTTGCAAGCCATGTCAACTTTCCATCCCACGGAGTAATTACACGGCCTTCAAAGGATGACTATTCCGGGATGACCAAAGGAATTACAGGATGGAGGGTTCTGCGTAAAGCGTTTCAGGCTTTGATAAAAAAATACGGCAATTGCTATGTTGAAACAGACATGCGGGCGCTCTTCAATCCAACGCGCATGAAGGTGATCGACAAAGCAACTCAGAAGTTGATCGAGCGCGTTAATTCATGCTGCCCGGCTTGCAATACGCCAGGGTTCGGAATCACTTCTGTAGAGCGCGGCTTACCATGCTCTGTATGTAAGATGCCAACAAGAGCCAGTAAGTATTTGATTCATTCGTGTCAAAAATGTGAATACGTTGTCAAATATCCTGTTGCATCAGTTTTTGAAGATCCTAGATATTGCGATTTCTGCAATCCATGAAAGGCCTGCTCGGAAAATGGAGTCAAAAGTTTAGCGCTTAAAATCAGATATGATACAATCCTCCTTTCAAACAACAACACTTCGAGCCACAGTAGTCACTCAAAAATGTTGGGCATTCCAGCATTTCGACAGCAATTCCAGTGGTCAAAAAAACGACGATCAATCAATAGTGATTTTTTCATGCGAACATTGCCATCACGGAGAGCACTGCTTTTTTTGTGAATCTACAACCCAATTAGTGACAGAGGCCGGTACCCGCAACGCGTGAACTCAGGTTCAATTCTTGTCAACCCAAGCGGGGGGTGTTCACTATTGAATAGAAGGAAATGGAAAATATCACATAAAAAGAATTTTATAAACGCGCAAAATCTAAATCCATTTTTGCAATTCATGTAATCAGGGGCTTAACTGTTGTTATCTTGAAAATTCTGTTTAAGAAAGTAAATGTTGTAAACGAAGGAACAATTAAGCTCCTCGACGTTCTTATTTCCGGTGAGCGGATTGAAAAAATTGGGACTACCATTGATACAGCAAAAGAATCTGTGAAAGAAGTATCGGGTGAGAATCTTTATTTAATGCCAGGCATGATCGATGATCATGTACACTTTCGCGAACCAGGATACCCTTTGAAAGGAACGATATACTCCGAGTCAAGAGCGGCGGTAGCCGGCGGCATTACCTCCTTTATGGATATGCCAAATACGGTTCCTCCTGCAACTACTATTGAGTTGCTTGAGAAAAAATTTGCCTTGGCTGGAAGCTGTTCAGCCGCGAACTATTCCTTCTTCATGGGTATTGACAATAATCTGGAAGAAGTATTAAAAATTAACAACACCCAAGTGTGTGGCCTGAGTGATGATGGATTATATCTTAATGACAGTGAACAAACCTTGGTAAGTAATCCCGCTTTTCTTGAACAACTGTTGTCCCGAACAAATAGTTTGGTAGCCCTTCATTGCGAAGACCACGACCTCATTAAAGCAAATGAAGATTTTTATCGTGCTCAGTTTGGTGACGAAATTCCAATCCAATTTCACCCCTACATCCGAAACGAACGTGCCTGTGTAGCGGCGACTCAGGCAGTGATAGAAATCAGCCGAAAGTTGAATGCACGGGTTCACATCTTACATGTGTCGACAAAAGCGGAAGCGGAGATGCTGAATGAAAACTTGCCCATACGTGCCAAACGGATCACTGGAGAAGCCTGTTTGCATCATTTATGGTTTTCAAACAAAGACTACCCCACGCTGGGCACAAAAATAAAGTGGAACCCGGCGATAAAATCAGAACGCAATAGGACAGGTTTGCTGTCAGCACTGCGGGAATCTAAACTGGATATTATCGCTACGGATCATGCCCCCCATCAGTTAGCCGAAAAAACGAGCAATTATTTTCAATGCAAGTCGGGTGGACCACTTGTACAACACGCTTTGCCAGTGCTATTGGAATTGTATCATTAAAAATTCCTTACACTTCCTGAAATCGTCGAAAAGGCAAGTCATAACGTTGCGGAGATCTATCGAATTCGCGAAAGAGGATATATCCGTGAAGGATTCTATGCGGATCTAGTGCTCATCGATCTGGCTAAGCCCTGGGTCTCTACTGATGCAAGCACACTATATAAATGCGGTTGGTCGCCATTTGATCAGTATCATTTCAATAGTCAGGTTGTGATGACTTTGGTCAATGGCGCAACTGTTTTCTTAGACGGTAGAATCATTGATACTAACGCTGGCAAGCGTTTAGAATTTGAAACTTTACGATGACTTCATTTCTTTGAAGCTTTATACAAATCGAATGATTTGAGTTATGACGATTGTAATCATAGCACATTGAGCGACATAGAATAAGCAACGGCAAATATGTTGAGCGGAAGGATAATTCTCTTCTATTCATACAGTGATTGTAACAAATTCAAGGATTGACCGTCAGATTCTGAAGGTGAAGCGGAAGTTAACGTGGCAACCCCAACATTTGGGTCGAAAATCTGTAGACCTGGTAAATTACCCGGACCACTAAGCCTGTGGATCGGATCGTAATATCCCAACAGGTGTTTGAAATTGGATACTGATTGCGTTGGTGAATTTAGAAAATATTGGTCAAA includes these proteins:
- a CDS encoding transcriptional regulator; the protein is MDNLQLLTIIAEEALAVSLEKEIEQLGAKGYTTSNASGKGLHGVRDNQWEGENTKIETIISEENCKKILDHLQKKYFDRYALIAFYHPVNVVRSNHFV
- a CDS encoding sodium-dependent bicarbonate transport family permease, whose protein sequence is MVLAFLLGIIASRIKSDLKFPDSLYQSLTIYLLIAIGLKGGYKLSLASFSEVFQPALVAIALCCLIPLWTYWLMRKAGKFDVYNAAALAAHYGSVSAVTFSAALAFHETLGISFEGFMPSMLAMMEIPAILIGISLARINSASNNNSAGIKEIARELFAGKSSLLLLGFLVIGFLVGKSGWEQVAPLFDVPFKGVLTLFLLEAGLMAGRKLSDLKKGGAFLIAFGIMFPMIHAVLGIFLGHLAGLSLGGATILGVLAASASYIAAPAACRVALPEANPSYYLTAALAITFPFNILIGLPLYHELAIFFFSN